A part of Drosophila ananassae strain 14024-0371.13 chromosome 2R, ASM1763931v2, whole genome shotgun sequence genomic DNA contains:
- the LOC6493611 gene encoding myosin-11 isoform X12 translates to MFQFPKIVPNFGSLRELQHERDSLQGRMDEQTQRISTLQNRLEEQRQRAEQLHRAGTSDLNTRVHELQGEVQNLSEQLAARDKQMATVRQQLQRSKEEIMRLEAELTVRTQPDRSLVDKLEAEVQQKGAEIGKLKEKIRTEMINRLALPDLMETMLADKNDEIDHLRDQLEAKEKELQAVNQEGSLLSTPVAGLGAGDAGGKQDSGGKSSARTLSDIGSISEYPEPDVDRRAVMLSLNAPGLHISEGAAGFLHQTMETSKEAVANLTHKRTDDLSGFVAPYPVNTFEHPHYFQALGVTAQSSDGLTPGLVPRQINFSNLTAEDSKLKTPSLLIQTPDMPKPTTPSEVQQLRQKLTLLEKEKQRQQKDMETKLQDLQNQLQMEQEQLGRQAQSLRSHQESEQKYRLRIESLESKILEAAAQEAAERENLRRELNCVSAAHEQCEDAAAARKRELETLNGEVKLKADQLLAAQRRCTELELQVQSLERDLERLKNSDNSSKQYSVDEIAQQVEKELNYSAQLDSNILKAIESEEENNLDKKLLQKEVQTEEEHQPGTGNGTDDENFTGERELLNQLEALKAQLAVEREQCETLSKELLGEKQHSQEIQEQDVVIIEAMRKRLETALDEEDELHKQLDQERERCERLQTQLTSLQRAESRRNSSLLLKSPNDSPRKSPRADFETELGDRLRSEIKLLAAQNERERERYADAQRSNERERQRFEKELQERVAYCERLKQEMEKLSRDKESAELELEHFNERLTLQATEIESLEARLVTLQEAETRRANTRTRQHQETVKLQAEIHELKSRLLAAEASRDCLDQKVTQLRFDVSRSSQREAKLAEALAQANDRLAHSTDDNVPAQFLQKMQEINALVAENTQENRQMAETVQFLVGERIALQKKCEELGGSGNTNVAELEERCRQLIGRYLRVESHRKALVYQKRYLKLTLEGYQASEQLALQNLRGGPPPVKRNIKKKFKTVALAIIAIQRIKYIGRIWHTGKRIVSKSVFTITQQRNGPGLNVNVAPPPSPLPVPNSNLPTNSHSSNNSNLTGRLNYAPVSPTMINYGNLQPIVLPSDFALQAPTTSLHTTFTSTSNNHNNNNNNNNSNESSLPSLARLDWPTMQKPKRAHARHH, encoded by the exons ATGTTTCAGTTCCCGAAGATTGTGCCCAATTTTGGGTCACTGCGA gaactcCAACATGAAAGGGACTCGCTGCAGGGGCGCATGGACGAGCAGACCCAAAGGATATCCACGCTGCAGAACCGCCTGGAGGAGCAACGCCAGCGGGCCGAGCAACTCCATAGGGCTGGCACCTCTGACCTGAATACCCGGGTCCATGAACTCCAGGGCGAAGTTCAGAACCTGAGCGAGCAGTTGGCAGCTCGGGACAAGCAAATGGCCACTGTGCGGCAGCAGCTGCAACGCAGCAAGGAGGAGATCATGCGCCTGGAGGCGGAGCTCACGGTGCGCACCCAACCGGATCGTAGTCTGGTGGACAAACTGGAGGCCGAAGTGCAGCAGAAAGGTGCCGAAATAGGTAAGCTGAAGGAGAAGATACGCACCGAGATGATCAACCGACTGGCACTGCCCGATCTTATGGAAACTATGCTGGCGGACAAGAATGATGAAATCGATCACCTTCGCGATCAACTGGAGGCCAAGGAGAAGGAGCTCCAAGCTGTTAACCAAGAGGGTAGTCTGCTTTCTACACCAGTAGCAGGACTAGGAGCGGGAGATGCGGGAGGAAAACAGGACTCGGGTGGCAAGTCGAGTGCCCGCACACTGAGCGACATTGGATCGATTTCAGAGTATCCAGAACCGGATGTGGACAGGAGAGCAGTGATGCTGAGCCTAAATGCTCCTGGCCTTCATATCAGCGAAGGCGCGGCTGGCTTCCTGCATCAGACTATG GAAACATCCAAGGAAGCGGTTGCCAATTTAACACACAAGCGCACGGACGATTTAAGTGGCTTTGTGGCTCCTTATCCAGTGAACACGTTCGAGCATCCTCACTACTTCCAGGCCCTTGGCGTTACAGCCCAGAGTAGTGATGGCCTCACTCCTGGTCTGGTGCCACGCCAAATCAACTTCTCCAACCTCACGGCAGAGGATTCCAAGCTGAAGACCCCAAGTCTCTTAATACAGACCCCAGATATGCCCAAACCAACAACGCCATCGGAAGTACAACAATTGCGCCAAAAGCTAACTCTTTTGGAGAAGGAGAAACAGCGACAGCAAAAGGACATGGAAACGAAACTGCAGGATTTGCAAAACCAACTTCAGATGGAGCAAGAGCAACTGGGTCGACAAGCCCAGAGCCTGCGCAGTCACCAGGAAAGTGAGCAGAAGTACAGACTCCGCATTGAATCTCTGGAGTCCAAGATTCTGGAGGCAGCCGCCCAGGAGGCCGCCGAACGGGAGAACCTTCGCAGGGAACTGAACTGCGTCAGTGCTGCACATGAGCAGTGCGAAGATGCAGCTGCTGCCCGTAAAAGAGAACTGGAAACTCTTAATGGCGAAGTGAAACTCAAGGCAGATCAACTGCTGGCTGCTCAGCGACGCTGCACTGAGCTGGAACTCCAAGTTCAAAGCCTAGAAAGGGATCTGGAGCGTCTCAAAAACAGCGACAATAGCTCAAAGCAGTATTCCGTGGACGAAATTGCCCAGCAGGTGGAGAAGGAACTGAACTACTCCGCCCAGTTGGATTCGAATATTCTAAAGGCCATTGAGAGCGAGGAGGAGAACAATCTGGACAAGAAGCTACTGCAGAAGGAGGTCCAAACAGAGGAGGAGCACCAGCCGGGCACTGGCAACGGCACCGATGATGAGAACTTCACCGGCGAACGGGAGCTGCTGAACCAACTGGAAGCCCTCAAAGCTCAGCTGGCCGTGGAGAGGGAACAATGTGAGACATTGAGCAAAGAGCTGCTGGGCGAGAAGCAGCACTCTCAGGAAATCCAAGAGCAGGACGTAGTGATAATCGAGGCCATGCGAAAGAGACTAGAAACCGCCCTGGACGAGGAGGATGAGCTGCACAAGCAGTTGGATCAGGAGCGAGAACGTTGTGAGAGGCTGCAGACTCAACTAACTTCCCTACAGCGAGCAGAAAGTCGCCGGAATAGTTCTCTACTCCTCAAGTCCCCCAATGATTCTCCTCGCAAGTCCCCAAGAGCCGATTTCGAGACAGAACTTGGAGATCGCCTGCGCAGTGAAATCAAACTTCTGGCGGCCCAAAACGAGAGGGAAAGGGAGCGGTATGCCGATGCCCAAAGAAGCAACGAGCGGGAACGCCAGCGGTTCGAGAAAGAGCTCCAAGAGCGGGTGGCCTACTGCGAGCGACTGAAACAAGAGATGGAGAAGCTATCGCGGGACAAGGAATCAGCTGAACTCGAACTGGAGCACTTTAATGAGCGCCTGACTCTGCAAGCCACTGAGATCGAGAGTCTGGAGGCCAGACTTGTTACCCTCCAAGAGGCGGAAACGCGAAGAGCCAACACCCGCACCCGTCAGCACCAGGAAACTGTGAAACTCCAGGCCGAGATCCATGAACTGAAGTCAAGACTCCTGGccgctgaagcttctcgaGACTGCCTGGACCAAAAGGTCACCCAACTGCGTTTCGATGTGAGCCGCTCCAGTCAAAGGGAAGCCAAGCTGGCTGAGGCTCTGGCCCAGGCCAATGATCGTCTCGCTCACAGCACGGACGACAATGTGCCGGCGCAATTTCTGCAAAAGATGCAGGAGATCAATGCCCTGGTGGCGGAGAATACCCAGGAGAACAGACAGATGGCTGAGACTGTTCAGTTTCTGGTGGGTGAGAGGATTGCACTGCAGAAGAAGTGCGAGGAACTCGGCGGATCTGGCAATACCAATGTGGCTGAGCTGGAGGAGCGTTGCCGGCAGCTAATCGGTCGCTATCTGCGAGTGGAGTCTCACCGCAAGGCATTGGTCTACCAGAAGCGGTATTTGAAGCTAACCCTAGAAGGCTATCAGGCCAGTGAGCAGCTGGCTCTGCAGAATCTCCGCGGAGGACCTCCGCCTGTAAAgcgaaatattaaaaagaagTTCAA GACTGTAGCTCTGGCCATTATTGCCATTCAGCGCATCAAATATATTGGACGCATTTGGCACACTGGAAAGCGAATTGTCAGCAAGTCGGTCTTCACCATAACCCAGCAGAG AAACGGTCCTGGACTTAATGTGAATGTGGCACCGCCCCCCTCTCCACTGCCAGTGCCCAACTCGAATCTACCCACCAATAGCCACagtagcaacaacagcaacctGACGGGCCGACTTAATTATGCGCCCGTATCGCCAACAATGATTAATTATGGCAACCTGCAACCGATTGTGTTGCCGTCGGATTTTGCCCTCCAAGCGCCAACAACATCGTTGCACACCACCTTCACCTCCACCAGCAACAACcacaataataacaataataataataatagtaatgaGAGCAGTTTGCCCTCATTGGCCAGATTGGATTGGCCAACAATGCAAAAACCGAAAAGAGCACATGCGCGGCATCACTGA